One region of Cottoperca gobio chromosome 19, fCotGob3.1, whole genome shotgun sequence genomic DNA includes:
- the LOC115024629 gene encoding dexamethasone-induced Ras-related protein 1-like, producing MIKKMSPPESEFDIPAKNCYRMVILGSTKVGKTAIVSRFLNGRFDEQYTPTIEDFHRKLYSIKGDVYQLDILDTSGNHPFPAMRRLSILTGDVFILVFSLDNRASFQEVQRLKQQIFETKSCLKNKSKENIDVPLVICGNKGDREFYREVQQEEIEQLVAGDDNCEYFEISAKRNDNVDKMFQTLFTLAKLPHEMSPDLHRKVSVQYCDILRRKSQKNKKMKDVGEAYGMVTPCARRPSVHSDLMYIKEKAIGGGQGKDKERCVIS from the exons ATGATTAAGAAAATGTCTCCACCCGAGAGCGAGTTTGACATCCCAGCAAAGAACTGTTACAGGATGGTGATTTTGGGATCCACCAAAGTTGGGAAAACGGCCATCGTGTCCCGTTTTCTGAACGGAAGGTTCGACGAGCAGTACACGCCGACCATCGAGGACTTTCACAGGAAACTGTACAGCATCAAGGGAGACGTTTACCAGCTGGACATACTGGATACATCAGGGAACCACCCTTTCCCCGCCATGAGGAGACTATCCATACTCACAG GTGATGTGTTCATCCTCGTCTTCAGTCTGGATAACCGCGCCTCCTTCCAGGAGGTGCAGCGGCTGAAGCAGCAGATCTTCGAGACCAAGTCGtgcctgaaaaacaaaagcaaagagaaCATTGACGTGCCTCTGGTCATCTGCGGGAACAAGGGCGACAGAGAGTTTTACCGCGAGGTGCAGCAGGAGGAGATCGAGCAGCTGGTGGCCGGGGACGACAATTGCGAGTACTTTGAGATTTCCGCCAAGCGCAACGATAATGTGGATAAGATGTTTCAGACTCTGTTTACGTTGGCCAAACTACCTCACGAGATGAGCCCCGACCTTCACCGGAAAGTCTCCGTTCAATACTGCGACATTCTGCGCAGAAAGTCTCAGAAAAACAAGAAGATGAAGGACGTTGGGGAAGCGTATGGGATGGTCACCCCGTGCGCACGGAGACCTAGCGTGCACAGCGACCTCATGTACATTAAGGAGAAGGCAATAGGAGGCGGGCagggaaaagacaaagagaggtgTGTGATCAGTTAA